The sequence CGACGTGTGCGGCGGAGGGCACTACCCGCACCGCTACCGCGCCGGTGAGGGCTTCCGAAGGCCCTCCGTGTACTGCGCCGACCTGCAGCGACTGATCCGGCACATCGCCGCCGCCGTCCAACGGGCCGCGCAGACCCCCCGGCCCGCCGCCGGCGCCCCGGTCGCCGGAGCCACCGACACCCCGGCCGCCGAAGGCACCGAAGCCGCCGATGCCACCGCCCCGGTCACCGCCCCGGCCGAGGCCCCGCCCGCCGAAGCCCCCGCCGCCCACCCTCCGGCGGTCGCCTCATGACCGACGCCCTCACCGCCTTCACCGTCTCCTCGCCCACCCTGCGCGCCCTCGCCTCCACCGAACCCTCCACGGAGGGCACCCGCCTGGTCCGCGACGTACGCCGCTCCAAACGCCTGCTCCTGCTGCGCGCCGTCCTCGACGCCGCCCCCGGCGGCGACTCCGGGGAGACCGCCGACCACTGGGCCCTGCTGGAGGACGCCGAGCGCCGCGACCCGGGCGCCGTGCGCGACGTGCTGCACTACCCCGCCACCGGGGTGTGGGCCGAGGAGACCCTGCGCCGACTGCACGCCCCCTGCGGCCCCCCGGCCGACCTCGGACACCTCGGAGCCCTCGCCGTCGCCGCCGCCCTGCGCGCCGGGATCCCCTTCAGCCACACCCTGCGGCCCCTGCACGGCCGGCTCGTCCTACCCACCCTCGGCCTGCTGCGCCCGGACCGCCCCGGCCCGCTCGCCCTCTGCGAACGCTCCTGGGACCCCGACGACCCGGCCACCGTGCCCCTGCACGCCCTGCCCGGCGGCCGGACCGCCCTCGACGACCTCGACCCCTACCGGGCACCCGGCCCCGCGCAGCCCGCCCCGATCCGCCCCGCCCGCCGCCTCACCCCCAAGGGCCACAAGCGGTGGGACACCCAGTGGTCCGGCGCCCTCACCCTGCTCCAGCGCTACGACACCATCCGCGCGGAGGAGACCGTCCAACTGCTGCGTTCCGTCGTACCGCTGGCCGGCGGCTCCCGCTCCAGCGGCGCCACCCTCCCCGCGGCGGCCGGCTCCGTACTCGCCCGCGCACAGGCCCCGCCCGCGCTCGCCGCGACCCTCGTCCACGAGGTCCAGCACGGCAAACTGACCGCCCTCACAGACGTCCTGACCCTGCACACAGCCGACCACACGCCCCGCCACTGGGCCCCCTGGCGCAGCGACCCCCGCCCCCTGGACGGCCTGCTGCACGGCGCCTACGCCCACCTCGCCCTCGCCGGGTACTGGCAGCGCGCCGCCCTCTACGGGGCCCGCGGCGCCTGGGCCCAGCACGCCCGCATCCGCGCCCAGGTCGCAGCCGTCCTGCCCACCCTGCGGGCGCACGAACTACTGACCACCGCCGGACGGGAGTTCACCGACGCGATGGGGGCCGCCGAACGCGCCATGGACGACCTGCCGCCGCCCGGCGACCAGCACACCGCGGCCCGCCGGGCCGTCGACCGAGAACGCCGCGCCTGGTGCGAGGCGCACCCCGAACTCGCGGCGTTCGCACAAGGCTGACGGACCGTCCGCTGCGGTACCTTTCAAGCCCGTCCACCGCCCGCATTCCAGGGAGACGGCCCGATGACCACCGGTAGTCGCCAGGACCGTGAACCGGCGGCGCAGCAGCCGCCCCAGCCACCCCAGCCGCCTCAGCCGCAGCGATTCGTCATCAGCTTCGCGGGATTCAACCGCCCCTGGGCGGTGTGGATCGCGCACCGCCTGGAGGAGCACGGCCACCGCGTCGCCCTCCAACGCTGGGACCCGCAGAGCAGCCCCGGCATCGATCAGGCCCTCGACGACCTGGCCCGCTCCGGCAGCCGGGTCCTCCTCGTCCTCAGCGAGCGCTACTTCTCCGCGGGCACCCACACCGACGAGCAGTGGAACACCGCCCTGCGCGCCGTCACCGACCGCCACCCCGACCGGTTCGCGGCGGTCTGCCTCACCGACGCCCCGCTGCCCAGCGCCGTCGCCGTACTGGAGAAGACCGACCTGTGGGGCCTGGACGCGTACGAGGCCGAGTACCGCGTGCTGCGCCGCCTGGAGCTGCCCACCGACCGGATCGGCACCGAGACCGGCCGCCGCGGCCCCCGCTTCCCCAACGACCCGCCCGAGATCTGGGGCCGCGTACCGCGCCGCAACCCGCGCTTCACCGGCCGCAACGACGTCATCGGCACCCTGCGCGAGGCCCTGGTCGAAGCCCCGCCCGGCGCGTCCACCGTCACCCTCCTCGGGCTCTCCGGCGTCGGCAAGACCCAGGTCGCCACCGAGTACGCCTACCGCTTCGCCTCCGAATACGACGTGGTGTGGTGGGTCCCCGCCGAGGACCGGCCCACCCTGCGCGAACGCCTCGCCGACCTGGCCCCCGCACTCGGGCTGCCGCGCGGGGCGGGCAGCTACGGAGAGCAGATCCGGGCCGTCCTCGAAGCACTGCGGCGCGGGAACCCGTACGGCCGCTGGCTGATCGTCTTCGACGGCTGCGACAACCCGGACGACCTGATCGACCTGCTGCCCTCCGGCGCCGGCGACGTCATCATCACCTCCCGCAACCGCGAATGGGCCGCCCGGCACACCAGCCTGGTCGAGGTCCCGCTCTACGCCCGCCCCGAATCGATCACCTTCATCCGCCGCCGGGCCCTGCGCCTGACCGCCGACGAGGCCGACCAGCTCGCCGAGGCCCTGGAGGACTACCCGCTCGCCCTCGACCAGACCGCGGGCTGGCTCGCGGACTCCCCGCTGCCGGTCGGCGACTACCTCGTCCTGCTCCAGCACCGGATGGACTCCCGCGAGGCCGTCACGGTCTCCGAGGACTACCCCCTGCCCTTCCCCACCGCCCTCGCCATACTGCTCAACAACGTCCGGGAGAACTTCCCCGACGCCCTCGCCCTGCTCCGGCTGTTCGTCTTCTT comes from Streptomyces virginiae and encodes:
- a CDS encoding HEXXH motif domain-containing protein, which gives rise to MTDALTAFTVSSPTLRALASTEPSTEGTRLVRDVRRSKRLLLLRAVLDAAPGGDSGETADHWALLEDAERRDPGAVRDVLHYPATGVWAEETLRRLHAPCGPPADLGHLGALAVAAALRAGIPFSHTLRPLHGRLVLPTLGLLRPDRPGPLALCERSWDPDDPATVPLHALPGGRTALDDLDPYRAPGPAQPAPIRPARRLTPKGHKRWDTQWSGALTLLQRYDTIRAEETVQLLRSVVPLAGGSRSSGATLPAAAGSVLARAQAPPALAATLVHEVQHGKLTALTDVLTLHTADHTPRHWAPWRSDPRPLDGLLHGAYAHLALAGYWQRAALYGARGAWAQHARIRAQVAAVLPTLRAHELLTTAGREFTDAMGAAERAMDDLPPPGDQHTAARRAVDRERRAWCEAHPELAAFAQG